In a single window of the Salvelinus alpinus chromosome 15, SLU_Salpinus.1, whole genome shotgun sequence genome:
- the LOC139540304 gene encoding dual specificity protein phosphatase 6-like has protein sequence MLDKPKPAQFESVMAISKTVEWLQKQLQTRKDCLLVMDCRALELYESSHVETAINVAIPSLMLRRLKKGNLPIKCLLSNGEDRERFARRCKTDTIVLYDEFSREWNENVDGGFVLGLLLKKMKDEGYKAFYLEGGFNKFQAEFPALCETNLDGSFNSSSPTAQVLGLGGLRISSDSSDIESDIDRDPSSATDSDGSPLSNPQPSFPVEILPHLYLGCAKDSTNLDILEEFGIKYILNVTPNLPNMFENAGEFKYKQIPISDHWSQNLSQFFPEAISFIDEARSQKCGVLVHCLAGISRSVTVTVAYLMQKLNLSMNDAYDIVKMKKSNISPNFNFMGQLLDFERTLGLKSPCDNRVVAPTQPLYFTTPTNHNVFQLDPLEST, from the exons ATGCTTGACAAGCCCAAGCCCGCTCAGTTCGAATCGGTAATGGCAATCAGCAAGACCGTGGAGTGGCTGCAAAAGCAGCTCCAGACGCGCAAAGACTGCCTATTGGTAATGGACTGCAGAGCGCTGGAGCTATACGAGTCCTCGCACGTCGAAACGGCGATTAACGTGGCCATCCCAAGCCTGATGCTCCGGCGGCTGAAGAAGGGCAATCTTCCCATCAAGTGCCTGCTCTCAAACGGCGAGGACCGGGAGAGATTTGCGCGGAGGTGCAAGACGGACACTATCGTGTTGTATGACGAGTTCAGCAGAGAATGGAACGAAAATGTGGACGGGGGCTTCGTGCTGGGCTTGCTCCTGAAGAAGATGAAAGACGAGGGCTACAAGGCGTTTTACCTTGAAG GTGGTTTCAATAAATTCCAAGCCGAGTTCCCTGCCCTGTGCGAGACCAATCTTGATGGCTCTTTCAATAGCAGTTCTCCCACGGCCCAGGTGCTCGGCCTCGGGGGGCTGCGGATAAGCTCCGACTCATCCGACATCGAGTCCGACATCGACAGGGACCCGAGCAGCGCCACAGACTCAGACGGCAGTCCCCTCTCCAACCCACAGCCCTCCTTCCCAGTGGAGATCCTCCCGCACCTCTACCTGGGCTGCGCCAAGGATTCCACCAACCTAGACATTCTAGAAGAGTTCGGCATTAAGTACATTCTGAACGTGACTCCGAACCTGCCCAACATGTTCGAGAACGCCGGGGAATTCAAGTACAAGCAGATCCCCATCTCTGATCACTGGAGCCAAAATCTGTCACAGTTCTTCCCGGAAGCCATTAGCTTCATAG ATGAGGCTCGCAGTCAGAAATGCGGCGTCCTGGTCCACTGTCTGGCCGGCATCAGCCGTTCAGTGACAGTCACCGTGGCGTACCTCATGCAGAAGCTCAACCTGTCCATGAACGACGCCTACGACATTGTCAAGATGAAGAAGTCCAACATCTCGCCCAACTTCAACTTCATGGGCCAACTCCTGGACTTTGAGCGTACCCTGGGCCTGAAGAGCCCCTGCGATAACCGGGTTGTGGCCCCCACACAACCCCTGTACTTCACCACCCCCACCAACCACAACGTCTTCCAGCTGGACCCTCTGGAGTCCACGTGA